In Capillimicrobium parvum, a genomic segment contains:
- a CDS encoding RraA family protein — protein MVSKPKSAEMHPGPGFRIRLDMERPDPAGVAALGAFPTPNISDLTNRLYAMHTAIKPMTSTATIVGPALTVRCYPGDNLMVHKSLDVAQPGDVVVIDTSTSSMNAVLGDLISTKARHRGIAGFVVDGLIRDQPAIEALGDFPVFARGITPIGPLHRGPGEINHPISAGGVVVHPGDVIVGDECGVVVVPHANVGEVLRRLQEQSAAESDYTDAVARGDFSNDWVDTILDAHGVVAESALDRV, from the coding sequence ATGGTCAGCAAGCCGAAGTCCGCCGAGATGCACCCGGGGCCCGGATTCCGCATCCGCCTCGACATGGAACGGCCTGATCCCGCCGGCGTCGCGGCGCTCGGAGCGTTCCCGACGCCGAACATCTCCGACCTCACCAACCGCCTCTACGCGATGCACACGGCCATCAAGCCGATGACCTCGACGGCCACCATCGTGGGACCGGCGTTGACGGTGCGCTGCTATCCCGGCGACAACCTGATGGTCCACAAGAGCCTCGACGTCGCGCAGCCGGGCGACGTCGTCGTGATCGACACGAGCACGTCGTCGATGAACGCCGTCCTCGGCGACCTCATCTCCACCAAGGCGCGCCACCGGGGCATCGCCGGGTTCGTCGTGGACGGGCTGATCCGCGACCAGCCCGCGATCGAGGCGCTCGGCGACTTCCCCGTCTTCGCGCGCGGGATCACGCCGATCGGGCCGCTGCACCGCGGGCCGGGTGAGATCAACCACCCGATCTCGGCGGGGGGCGTCGTCGTGCACCCCGGAGACGTCATCGTCGGCGACGAATGCGGCGTGGTGGTGGTCCCCCACGCCAACGTCGGCGAGGTCCTGCGACGGCTCCAGGAGCAGTCGGCCGCCGAGTCCGACTACACGGACGCCGTCGCGCGCGGCGACTTCTCCAACGACTGGGTCGACACGATCCTCGACGCGCACGGCGTGGTGGCCGAGAGCGCCCTGGACAGGGTCTGA
- a CDS encoding carboxylate--amine ligase, which yields MGDAGTRRGMDRAPAVLLGGRGPALSVARSLGARGVRVHVLAGQPGPVAGSRHCHRFVAAPGGGRLQERWLDWLEREGPAGAVVLPCEDDGLELIARHRGRLERLGYLPIEADDDVVLAMLDKEDTYRRARAVGVPTPGTVIVRDASDVGRAVAELGFPCAVKPVHSHVWQRHFRAKLLPVADELSLRTTVAAARELGIEVMVTEIIPGGDDQFLSYYTYIDDSGRPLFHLTKRKLRGYPVHFGLSTYQVIEWHPDVAELGLRFFAGVGLRGVGNVEFKRDARDGSLKLIECNHRFTAANELVRRAGVDLAGIAYDRARGADVSHTPSVRAGDRMWHVWDVPAFLGYRAHGEVTTAGWLRSLMHPFHLPHFRWSDPVPSAMGMAQGAAKLRRRITRDGLRAPRARTTRVA from the coding sequence ATGGGTGACGCGGGCACCCGTCGCGGGATGGACCGGGCCCCGGCGGTGCTGCTGGGCGGCCGAGGCCCGGCCCTGTCGGTCGCGCGATCGCTCGGAGCGCGAGGCGTGCGCGTGCACGTGCTCGCCGGGCAGCCGGGCCCGGTGGCGGGGTCGCGCCACTGCCACCGGTTCGTGGCGGCCCCCGGCGGGGGCCGGCTCCAGGAGCGCTGGCTGGACTGGCTCGAGCGCGAGGGCCCGGCGGGCGCCGTCGTCCTGCCGTGCGAGGACGACGGCCTGGAGCTCATCGCCCGCCATCGGGGCCGGCTCGAGCGGCTCGGCTATCTCCCGATCGAGGCCGACGACGACGTGGTGCTCGCGATGCTCGACAAGGAGGACACCTACCGGCGGGCCCGGGCCGTCGGCGTCCCCACCCCGGGCACCGTGATCGTCCGCGACGCGTCCGACGTGGGCCGCGCGGTCGCGGAGCTCGGGTTCCCGTGCGCGGTCAAGCCCGTGCACTCGCACGTCTGGCAGCGGCACTTCCGGGCCAAGCTGCTGCCGGTCGCGGACGAGCTGAGCCTGCGCACGACGGTGGCCGCGGCCAGGGAGCTGGGGATCGAGGTCATGGTCACGGAGATCATCCCCGGCGGCGACGACCAGTTCCTCTCCTACTACACCTACATCGACGACTCCGGCCGCCCGCTGTTCCACCTGACCAAGCGCAAGCTGCGCGGCTATCCCGTCCACTTCGGGCTGTCGACGTACCAGGTCATCGAGTGGCATCCCGACGTCGCGGAGCTCGGCCTGCGCTTCTTCGCCGGCGTCGGCCTGCGGGGCGTGGGCAACGTCGAGTTCAAGCGCGACGCCCGCGACGGCAGCCTGAAGCTGATCGAGTGCAACCACCGCTTCACCGCCGCCAACGAGCTCGTCCGGCGCGCCGGGGTCGACCTCGCAGGCATCGCCTACGACCGCGCCCGCGGGGCCGACGTGTCCCACACCCCGTCGGTCCGCGCCGGCGACCGGATGTGGCACGTCTGGGACGTGCCGGCGTTCCTGGGCTATCGAGCCCACGGCGAGGTGACCACCGCGGGATGGCTGCGCAGCCTGATGCACCCCTTCCACCTTCCGCACTTCCGCTGGTCGGATCCGGTTCCGAGCGCCATGGGAATGGCCCAGGGCGCCGCCAAGCTGCGCCGCAGGATCACACGGGACGGCCTGCGGGCGCCGCGGGCCAGGACGACGCGGGTGGCGTGA